From a region of the Mytilus galloprovincialis chromosome 3, xbMytGall1.hap1.1, whole genome shotgun sequence genome:
- the LOC143069063 gene encoding uncharacterized protein LOC143069063 isoform X2 — protein MEGTNDFCSFSRLGDCSGHIIHFLDCQKDVVAHLRYLKVCTTGANVNEQDLILYRAGLFDVDAACRQLLLICKAHRDSLGTYWKTNSLKCAYPVHTTKCKGDRAIDFKTSKELFFLYQSLIPVGSGICKPCRTSHSHVISTRSQMYRTTSCGDDTESIELANLDIYHEDDKDDSCNNHTSTKDYEYATEKEENFTSASQTSDCSSYFFPTQSTATLISSHEEWEPEMSCLEKVNAVIKLVSDGSFPLLRYWKCQKLLEKERVK, from the exons ATGGAGGGAACAAATGACTTCTGCAGTTTCAGCAGGTTAGGAGACTGTTCTGGCCATATCATCCATTTTCTTGACTGCCAAAAAGATGTTGTTGCCCACCTTAGATATCTCAAAGTGTGCACTACAGGTGCAAATGTAAATGAGCAGGATCTAATACTGTATCGCGCCGGCTTATTTGATGTTGATGCAGCCTGCAGGCAATTACTACTTATTTGCAAAGCCCATAGAGATTCACTTGGGACTTATTGGAAAACAAACAGTTTGAAGTGTGCCTATCCAGTCCATACAACAAAGTGTAAAGGAGATAGGGCTATTGATTTTAAAACATCGAAAGAACTATTTTTCCTTTATCAATCCTTGATACCTGTTGGAAGTG GAATATGTAAGCCATGTAGAACTTCTCACTCTCATGTGATTTCTACAAGGAGTCAAATGTACAGGACAACTTCATGTGGGGATGATACAGAATCAATAGAACTTGCAAATTTAG atatttATCATGAAGATGATAAGGATGATTCATGCAATAACCATACAAGTACTAAAGATTATGAATATGCCACAGAAAAAGAGGAAAATTTCACAAGTGCCAGTCAGACTTCTGATTGTTCAT cttATTTTTTTCCAACTCAAAGTACTGCCACGTTGATCAGCAGCCATGAAGAATGGGAACCTGAAATGTCTTGCTTAGAGAAAGTCAATGCTGTCATCAAACTTGTTTCTGATGGCTCTTTTCCACTATTGAG ATACTGGAAATGCCAAAAGTTACTAGAAAAGGAAAGAGTAAAATAA
- the LOC143069063 gene encoding uncharacterized protein LOC143069063 isoform X1, whose protein sequence is MKMIRMIHAITIQVLKIMNMPQKKRKISQVPVRLLIVHILEMPKVTRKGKSKIRPRKSLKRKHSETNNEKERNETGDAEDNIEEINEQNTEENAASHDQMNETDDYTCGECGLTFVSLHEYNIHQDIGSHNIRHADRVKTFWSSKCTNIKESMTSVFSKATDDQTPQTKTQCSLHSGWSLKGRRMNKRFSIAVKDYLLNLFMEGEQTGRKYTPTEASKKIRAVRDENGNRLFSPEEWLSSQQVQGLFSRFVNQSGKIPKEESDDELNDAIIEITRQENELELIH, encoded by the exons ATGAAGATGATAAGGATGATTCATGCAATAACCATACAAGTACTAAAGATTATGAATATGCCACAGAAAAAGAGGAAAATTTCACAAGTGCCAGTCAGACTTCTGATTGTTCAT ATACTGGAAATGCCAAAAGTTACTAGAAAAGGAAAGAGTAAAATAAGACCAAGAAAGAGCCTTAAGAGGAAGCACAGTGAAACGAATAATGAAaag GAAAGAAATGAAACAGGAGATGCTGAAGACAATATAGAGGAAATAAATGAGCAGAACACAGAAGAAAATGCTGCTAGTCATGACCAGATGAATGAG ACTGATGACTATACTTGTGGTGAATGTGGTCTAACATTTGTTAGTCTACATGAATATAACATTCACCAGGACATTGGAAGTCATAATATCAGGCACGCTGATCGAGTAAAAACTTTTTGGAGTAGTAAATGCACTAATATAAAAGAGTCAATGACAAGTGTTTTTTCAAAAGCAACTGATGATCAGACACCACAGACTAAAACACAATGTTCACTACATTCAGGATGGTCATTGAAAGGAAGAAGAATGAATAAGAGATTTAGCATAGCTGTAAAAGACTATTTACTTAATTTATTTATGGAAGGTGAACAAACTGGCCGAAAATATACTCCAACAGAGGCTTCCAAAAAAATAAGAGCAGTCAGGGATGAAAATGGGAATAGGCTTTTTTCACCAGAAGAATGGCTGAGCTCACAACAAGTacagggtttattttccagatttGTCAATCAATCTGGAAAAATTCCTAAAGAGGAATCTGATGATGAATTAAATGATGCTATTATAGAAATTACTCGTCAGGAAAATGAACTTGAACTAATTCATTGA
- the LOC143069063 gene encoding uncharacterized protein LOC143069063 isoform X3 encodes MPKVTRKGKSKIRPRKSLKRKHSETNNEKERNETGDAEDNIEEINEQNTEENAASHDQMNETDDYTCGECGLTFVSLHEYNIHQDIGSHNIRHADRVKTFWSSKCTNIKESMTSVFSKATDDQTPQTKTQCSLHSGWSLKGRRMNKRFSIAVKDYLLNLFMEGEQTGRKYTPTEASKKIRAVRDENGNRLFSPEEWLSSQQVQGLFSRFVNQSGKIPKEESDDELNDAIIEITRQENELELIH; translated from the exons ATGCCAAAAGTTACTAGAAAAGGAAAGAGTAAAATAAGACCAAGAAAGAGCCTTAAGAGGAAGCACAGTGAAACGAATAATGAAaag GAAAGAAATGAAACAGGAGATGCTGAAGACAATATAGAGGAAATAAATGAGCAGAACACAGAAGAAAATGCTGCTAGTCATGACCAGATGAATGAG ACTGATGACTATACTTGTGGTGAATGTGGTCTAACATTTGTTAGTCTACATGAATATAACATTCACCAGGACATTGGAAGTCATAATATCAGGCACGCTGATCGAGTAAAAACTTTTTGGAGTAGTAAATGCACTAATATAAAAGAGTCAATGACAAGTGTTTTTTCAAAAGCAACTGATGATCAGACACCACAGACTAAAACACAATGTTCACTACATTCAGGATGGTCATTGAAAGGAAGAAGAATGAATAAGAGATTTAGCATAGCTGTAAAAGACTATTTACTTAATTTATTTATGGAAGGTGAACAAACTGGCCGAAAATATACTCCAACAGAGGCTTCCAAAAAAATAAGAGCAGTCAGGGATGAAAATGGGAATAGGCTTTTTTCACCAGAAGAATGGCTGAGCTCACAACAAGTacagggtttattttccagatttGTCAATCAATCTGGAAAAATTCCTAAAGAGGAATCTGATGATGAATTAAATGATGCTATTATAGAAATTACTCGTCAGGAAAATGAACTTGAACTAATTCATTGA